The Bacteroidales bacterium genome includes the window CAATATCTACGCAAAAGTTAATTATCACTTATTAGCCAACCTTTCTGTTTATGGTGACATACAATTTAGAGCCATTGATTATGCTATTGGTGGTATAGACGACGATTTAAGAGACATTACACAATCGAAACAATACCTATTTTTCAATCCTAAATGCGGGTTTAACTATAACATTAGCAACCAACAAACTATTTTTGCAACTTTTGCAGTAGCACATCGCGAACCCGAACGCTCTAATTTTACCGATGCTGATTCTGGAAAAGTTCCCAAACCCGAAAAATTATTCGACTACGAACTTGCATATCAATTTAAAAACGAAAATATTTTTGTCGGTATTAACTTATTCTATATGAATTATCGCGACCAATTAGTTTTAACAGGAGCTATCAATAATGTAGGTAGTCCTATTATGACCAATGTTGAAAATAGTTATCGCAGAGGTATAGAGCTTGAATTTGGTATGAACATCACGAAAAAACTTCTTTGGAATTTCAATTTCACCACCAGTCAAAACAAAATAAAAGAATTTGTAGCTTATTTTGACGACTGGGATACATGGGGTCAAAGAGATACCATTTTAAAAAACACCGATATTTCTTATTCGCCCAACAATATTTTTTCTAATCAATTTATATACATTCCTGTTCATGGTCTAAAATTGATGCTTCAAACTAAATTCGTCGATAAACAATATTTAGATAATACTCAAAATCCTGAAACGATGCTCGATTCTTATTTAGTTAACAACTTTACCGTAGAATATAACTTTAATACCAAATGGGCAAAAGAATGTAAATTTCAACTAACTGCCAATAATTTCTTAAATAATAAGGTTTATATCAGCAATGGTTGGGCATATACTTATTATTCGGGCAATAAAAAGGAATATATGATAGGATATTATCCACAGGCTCCTTTTCATGTAACAGCAGGTTTTTCGATAAAATTCTAAAAAACTTACCATACCCGTTAAGCTAAAAAATTAGCGGGTATGGTATTATACTTAAATCAATTTAAAATGCAGCTAAAAGCAGGTCTATAGGTTTATATTGTAAATCGAATATTTCGCCAATATATGGATTGGTTAAAATACCATTAAAAACATACACCCCGTTTCTATAACCCTTATTTTGTTTAATTAGGTTATTGATAGAGCCAGCATATCCCAAATCAAGGATTAATGGTGCCAGAATATTACTTAAAGCATATGAAGCAGTTCTCGAAACTCGAGAAGCAATATTGGGCACCCCATAGTGAACAACTCCAAATTTTTCAAAAACCGGACTTGCATGAGTAGTTAATCGAGACGTTTCGATGCAACCTCCCTGATCAATGCTAATGTCAATAACCACACTACCCTTTTTCATCAGTTTAATCATTTCCTCTGTAACGTAAAAGCGAGGTCCTTGCTCCAAAACACGCAAAGCTCCAATCAGAACATCGGCTGTTTTAAGAGCATTAGCTAAAACAACCGGATGAATAACCGATGTATAAATTCGTTGACCAATATTATTCTGTAATCGCTTAAGCTTATAAGCAGAAGTGTCGAAAATTTTAACAATAGCACCTAATCCAAGTGCCGTACGGGCAGCATATTCGCCTGCCGTTCCAGCGCCAAGTATCACAACTTCCGAAGGATTGACCCCCGTAATACCTCCCAACATCTCGCCCTTGCCATGATGAGCATTACTTAAATATTCGGCGGCAATCAAAATCGACGTATTACCAGCAATTTCGCTCATACTGCGAACAATTGGGTAACAATCGTTTTCGTCTTTTAGATATTCAAAAGCAATACAAGTAACTCGTTTTTGTATTAAACGTTGAATGTAATCTCTATTTTTTGTATGAACATGAAGAATCGATAATAATATTTGTCCTTCGTGCATCAAGCCAATTTCGGCATCAGTAAGGGGTGAAACTTTTACTAGCACATCCGATTGAGCAAAAATTTCCTCTTTATTTTTTACAATAATAGCTCCAGCATCGCTAAATTGATGGTCGAAAAAATTAGCTGCCTTACCGGCATTCGATTGTATTAGCACCTCATGACCATTATTTATGAGCAAATCGACCGTTAAAGGTGTAAGGGCAATACGATTCTCTTCGTTGCTTTCTTCTGCTGGAATACCTATTACAAATCGTTTAGAGGGGTGTTTAAATGCTAATTTTTCTTCTTGCGTTAATAATTCGGTTACTCTTAAAGTATCTGATTTAATGGTTGTTTTTTTGGGCGTCATGTTATTTTTTTTTGAAGCTTTATACGTTTATACTAATATATCGGTTTCCTTTTTCATTTTGTTCTATAAAAATTTTTAAAAATGAATATTGATTTAATATGGGCTCGGCAATTTCTGGCCACTCCATAAAACAATAATTTCCTGATGTAAGATAATCTTCGAAACCAATCTCTATCAACTCATGCAAATTGGATAAACGATAAAAATCGAAATGATATATTTTTTCGTCATTAGGTAATGGATATTCGTTAACAATAGCAAATGTAGGGCTACTCGCTAATGTACTAGATCCCAATTGCTTTGCCAATTCGGCTATAAGTGTAGTCTTACCTACACCCATTTCGCCATAAAAAGCCCATATACGAAAATGATTTGCGAGTTTTATTATTTTTGTTGAGACTTCCGATATTTTATTTATATCGGTATATTCTATTCGAATCATATTTTGGGTTTCAAGATAGCATATGGAATTAACATTTCATCTAAGCTGACCCCACCATGCTGAAAAGTATCGCGATAAAGACCAACGTATTGGTTAAAATTATTGGGGTAAGCGAAAAAATCATTATTTAGAGCAAATATATACGATGCAGTAACCATCGCTTTCGGAAGGTAGGCTTTAGAAGGTTCTTTAATCTCAAATACTTCTTTAGCATTATAGTTCATATTTCTACCTTGTTTATAACGTAAATTGGTATTAAGATTACGCTCTCCTATTACTTTTACAGGATTCTCAACCCGAATAGAACCATGGTCGGTTGTAACAAAGAGAATATATTTTTCTTCTGCCAATTTCATAAAAATCTCGAAAAGGGGGCTGTGCTCAAACCATGAATAAACAATACTCCGATAAGCTTCATCGGTGTTGGCAAGTTCACGCATGGTACGCGATTCGGTTTGAGAGTGCGAAAGTATATCAATAAAATTATAAATTATAACTCCTTGATTAAATTTTTGAAGTAAATTAGGCAACTGAGTAAGAAAATGACTACCATCATGATTGGTGATAATTTTATTGAAAAAGAAGCTTTTTTTTATCCCCAAACGTGCACATTGTCTTTTCAATAGCTCTTCTTCGTACATATTTTTTAAACCTTCATCGTCGTCATTTTTCCAAATATCTGGAAAAATCTTTTCAATTTCAGAAGGCATTAAACCTGCAAACAGTGAATTTCGAGCATACGATGTAGTTGTTGGTAAAATGGCCGTATATAAATCAGTTTCAATTATAAAATTATTATATAACAATTTTGATATTGCTTCCCAATGATCGTAACGTAAGTTATCAATAAGAATAAGAGCTACTTTTTCGTATTGATTGAGCAAAGGAAAATATTTCTTTGACAATAAGTTTGACGAAATAAGAGGTAACGATTGGCGAGTATCTGAAAACCATTGTAAATAATTATTTTTTATGTATTTACAAAAAGTATGATTAGCTTCTATCTTTTGAGATTGCAATACATTGAGCATGCTTTCGTTATGGGTCAATTCCAACTGTTGTTCAAAAAATAATATATTTTTATATATTTTTTTCCAATCTTCCAAATTTTGAGCATACATTATTTGTTGTGTCAGATGATTAAATTCGCTTTGATATTGTTGAAGCGATTTTTCGCTAATTAACTTTACCTTTTCAGAAACTTTTTTTATAGCAAGCAATAATTGATTCGGATTAACGGGTTTTATTAAATAATCAGTAATGTTAGCACCAATGGCACTATTCATTATATCTTCTTCTTCGCTCTTGGTAACCATAATAACCGGTAAGTGTGGCTTTATCTTTTTTACCTCATCGAGTACTTGTAAGCCACTTAAACCGGGCATATTTTCATCTAAAATTACTAAATCGTAGCTTGATTGCTTTATTAAATCTAATGCGTCGGTCCCGTTTGAGCATGAATGTAACTCATAACCCTTGCTTTTGAGAAAATGAAAATAAGGTGTCAACAAATCAATTTCATCGTCCACCCATAAAATATTAAAGCTAGTGCTCATTATTGCTGCTTTTTCTTTAAAAACTTGCGTTTAAAAAACTTTTGATAACGCTCTATTTCGCCAGTAGATTGAAGCTTTGTATAATTATCGTCAGAGATTACAAAATATTGATAATGTTTTTCATGAATGTTTTTAAATACAATATCCTGATTCTTACTAACATGCTTGTAATATTTAACCGCTTCTTTAAAATTTTTATAGGGAAATACCTTGATATAGTAATACTTGTCGTTCCATATTCCATTTAGAATCTGAAAATCAAACATGCTAAAATAATCTATGTTATAACCAAATAAATTATATTTTAATCGATTTATATCTGCATTTTTATCTAACAAAATTATAAACTGATAATTTGCATTTTCGTCATAACTGTAAAATGTATCTTCTGCCTCTTCTTTATTTTCCTCTGTTTGATTGTTGTTAGGAGTATTTTGTACAGTATTTGAATTGTTTTTATTTATACTTTGTTGTTTTATATTATTCTGACTTAAGGAAGCTAAATAATTAGGGTCAAAATTATTGAGCGAAGCTAATAAAAACTCCGCATGTTGTTTTTCCGAAGTACCCGGATATTTTTCAATGATTTCCGATAATTGATTTTTATAATCATTAATTTTACCAAGTTTACCATCAGTCATAGCTTTGAGCAACTTAAATTTTAAAAATATGGGGGTATCTTTATATAGTGAATCAGCTGTTCTGTAATGATGAAATACCGTTTTAAAATCGTTGTCTTTGAATGAATCGAAAGCCTCTTCGTACAATGTCTTTATCTTCATTGTTTTTTCTTCTTCGTCTTTCAAATAATTAGGATTTGAAAGCATTTGAGCAAACTTACTATCAGGAAATTCATTAATTATTTTATTTTTATAACTTTCTACCTGAGAAGTTTGTTGCAAAATATTATGTAATCTATATAAATCGTAATATGTTAATAATTT containing:
- a CDS encoding alanine dehydrogenase, with product MTPKKTTIKSDTLRVTELLTQEEKLAFKHPSKRFVIGIPAEESNEENRIALTPLTVDLLINNGHEVLIQSNAGKAANFFDHQFSDAGAIIVKNKEEIFAQSDVLVKVSPLTDAEIGLMHEGQILLSILHVHTKNRDYIQRLIQKRVTCIAFEYLKDENDCYPIVRSMSEIAGNTSILIAAEYLSNAHHGKGEMLGGITGVNPSEVVILGAGTAGEYAARTALGLGAIVKIFDTSAYKLKRLQNNIGQRIYTSVIHPVVLANALKTADVLIGALRVLEQGPRFYVTEEMIKLMKKGSVVIDISIDQGGCIETSRLTTHASPVFEKFGVVHYGVPNIASRVSRTASYALSNILAPLILDLGYAGSINNLIKQNKGYRNGVYVFNGILTNPYIGEIFDLQYKPIDLLLAAF
- the tsaE gene encoding tRNA (adenosine(37)-N6)-threonylcarbamoyltransferase complex ATPase subunit type 1 TsaE produces the protein MRIEYTDINKISEVSTKIIKLANHFRIWAFYGEMGVGKTTLIAELAKQLGSSTLASSPTFAIVNEYPLPNDEKIYHFDFYRLSNLHELIEIGFEDYLTSGNYCFMEWPEIAEPILNQYSFLKIFIEQNEKGNRYISINV
- a CDS encoding response regulator translates to MSTSFNILWVDDEIDLLTPYFHFLKSKGYELHSCSNGTDALDLIKQSSYDLVILDENMPGLSGLQVLDEVKKIKPHLPVIMVTKSEEEDIMNSAIGANITDYLIKPVNPNQLLLAIKKVSEKVKLISEKSLQQYQSEFNHLTQQIMYAQNLEDWKKIYKNILFFEQQLELTHNESMLNVLQSQKIEANHTFCKYIKNNYLQWFSDTRQSLPLISSNLLSKKYFPLLNQYEKVALILIDNLRYDHWEAISKLLYNNFIIETDLYTAILPTTTSYARNSLFAGLMPSEIEKIFPDIWKNDDDEGLKNMYEEELLKRQCARLGIKKSFFFNKIITNHDGSHFLTQLPNLLQKFNQGVIIYNFIDILSHSQTESRTMRELANTDEAYRSIVYSWFEHSPLFEIFMKLAEEKYILFVTTDHGSIRVENPVKVIGERNLNTNLRYKQGRNMNYNAKEVFEIKEPSKAYLPKAMVTASYIFALNNDFFAYPNNFNQYVGLYRDTFQHGGVSLDEMLIPYAILKPKI